The window GCCCAGGCGGAGGGCTTCCGGTGGGCCGAAGCGTTCGCCGGTGAGGTAGTAGCGGGCGAGGGCGCGGGGGTCGGCGCGGGGCAGCAGGGGCAGGGAGATCACCGCGGGGGCGACTCCGATGCGGACCTCGGTGAAGGCGAAGGTGGCGGTGTGGGAGGCGGCGGCCAGGTCGCAGGCGGCGAGCAGGCCGAGGCCGCCGGCGCGGACGTGGCCGGTGATCCGGGCGGCGACGGGCTTGGGCAGGGCGACGATCTGCCGGAGCAGGCCGACGAGGGCGTCGGGGTGGGGCGGGTCGCGGAGGTCGGCGCCGGCGCAGAAGGTGTTGCCGGTGTGGGTCAGGACGACGGCGCGTACGTCGTCGTCGGCGGCGCAGTCGGTGAGGGCGGCGGCGAGGGCGTCGACGAGGGTCGCGGAGAGCGCGTTGCGGGTGTCGACGGCGTCGAGGCTG of the Streptomyces sp. 1222.5 genome contains:
- a CDS encoding enoyl-CoA hydratase family protein; translated protein: MTPPIGRTRDRAVETLSLDAVDTRNALSATLVDALAAALTDCAADDDVRAVVLTHTGNTFCAGADLRDPPHPDALVGLLRQIVALPKPVAARITGHVRAGGLGLLAACDLAAASHTATFAFTEVRIGVAPAVISLPLLPRADPRALARYYLTGERFGPPEALRLGLLSATADDADEALAPLLDGLRRSSPQALAETKRLLTARVLETFDRDAAHLTALSARLFSSDQAREGMTAFLERRDAAWVV